Proteins from a genomic interval of Mesotoga infera:
- a CDS encoding glycerol acyltransferase produces MKLVFSIAELAITWILVPILLYAGAPFSAALGMRIFGTVIIAGSLFLSIYSALVLYYWSGRLPTSFFGPETTVQSGPYRFVRHPFNAGFIAFIFGLGILCGDYWRLLYVAAVGAVVALYSLFQERRAAKSIDSYEEYKEEIPFMIPDPRRRIPFDKSRSVPWQFIVASFVVKLVILFVLPSKVKNSKVLRQRRPFVIALAHQTHFDGPLIFYSTWRYIRFVGTAIYVDRLGLLGWLSVIPVRRYAVDTSAIRQMLATIKQGVPLGIAPEAARSWDGRPLHTKREIWKLFRMLKIPIIPVKFLGVQRLWPRWSKIFSIGTSTVEFGNPIEADDPHLEEKVMDFLGKEDPTFRLPYRNYKHIEKLIWRCPSCGAISSIKGFRSGFSCSSCGKSWTKPTVNEVIQIHDKIIPGSMGLSFPIKDEVIFNGTKVFATMYEDHAIIGDYRLDYNLIKNSSIEKSIEPVFGIANEMVSFVSTTSALMWQEVVDFQIKFRLMKENYHTDLWG; encoded by the coding sequence ATGAAACTAGTCTTTTCGATCGCCGAGCTGGCGATAACCTGGATTTTAGTTCCAATTCTTCTCTACGCAGGCGCTCCGTTTTCGGCAGCACTGGGTATGAGAATTTTCGGTACCGTAATAATTGCCGGATCTCTTTTTCTGTCGATCTACTCCGCTTTGGTCCTGTATTACTGGTCGGGAAGACTTCCGACCTCTTTCTTTGGTCCTGAAACCACAGTTCAGAGCGGGCCGTACAGATTTGTCCGTCACCCATTCAATGCAGGATTCATAGCCTTTATCTTTGGCCTTGGCATTCTCTGCGGTGATTACTGGAGACTGCTTTATGTTGCGGCTGTCGGCGCAGTAGTTGCACTGTATTCTCTTTTCCAGGAAAGACGCGCAGCAAAAAGCATCGATAGCTATGAAGAGTATAAAGAGGAGATTCCATTCATGATTCCTGATCCGCGAAGGCGAATTCCATTTGACAAGTCCAGATCAGTCCCATGGCAGTTTATCGTAGCTTCATTCGTTGTGAAACTCGTTATACTCTTTGTTCTGCCTTCAAAAGTAAAGAACTCGAAGGTGCTCAGGCAGAGGCGGCCTTTCGTAATAGCCCTGGCCCATCAAACGCATTTTGATGGTCCTCTGATCTTCTATTCAACATGGAGATATATAAGATTTGTGGGTACAGCCATTTACGTTGACAGATTAGGATTACTGGGTTGGTTGAGCGTAATCCCTGTTAGAAGATATGCCGTAGATACTTCGGCAATCAGGCAGATGCTCGCGACAATTAAGCAAGGAGTTCCTCTTGGAATCGCTCCAGAGGCAGCAAGATCATGGGATGGCAGACCTCTTCATACAAAAAGAGAGATATGGAAGCTCTTCAGAATGTTGAAAATCCCTATAATTCCGGTAAAGTTTCTCGGCGTTCAGCGGCTTTGGCCAAGATGGTCCAAGATATTCTCTATCGGCACTTCCACCGTTGAATTTGGAAATCCCATTGAAGCTGATGATCCTCATCTAGAAGAAAAGGTTATGGATTTTCTGGGTAAAGAGGATCCCACATTCAGACTCCCTTACCGGAACTACAAGCACATCGAAAAGCTGATATGGCGCTGTCCTAGCTGCGGAGCCATATCATCAATCAAAGGGTTCAGAAGCGGCTTTTCCTGCTCTTCCTGCGGGAAAAGTTGGACAAAGCCAACTGTTAATGAAGTCATTCAAATACACGACAAGATCATACCGGGAAGTATGGGGCTGTCCTTTCCCATAAAGGATGAGGTAATATTCAACGGAACAAAAGTTTTCGCGACTATGTATGAAGATCACGCAATTATCGGAGACTACAGGCTGGATTACAACCTCATAAAGAATTCCAGTATAGAGAAAAGCATTGAACCGGTATTCGGAATAGCAAATGAGATGGTGAGCTTCGTATCGACAACAAGTGCCCTGATGTGGCAGGAAGTTGTAGACTTTCAGATCAAATTCAGACTTATGAAAGAAAACTATCACACTGATCTTTGGGGATAG
- a CDS encoding HAMP domain-containing histidine kinase yields the protein MSDRRKLSTATQVAIYSVVLVVFILCASALFVYAVSENVFIRNYSAEMKSIFMDSPMGKGFGYGMGRMSIGRGSTEFYVRIDETVVQNPSELVAVPDVEGYVRTRIEGSSYLLYGFWNGTEKVVLGARMDDLDFFLESLATTLLLSLLVGIALSVVGGFLLGNRVSKPIEDTSRLLKEITMDDLSRRVESEPKTSELAELKESLNKALDRIQDGYSRQEQFSSDIAHEIRSPLTSILGFSRLIKRWGSSDPEVVKEAAESISDTADKMMTITESLLFLSQPNIELNTTTFSIRELVDELVGSANSVESNDFRIDVPDIDISSDRVLLRIVLKVLVENALKFGKTGPIEIFWSNGVLSVRDHGKGIEKDEIDKIFDRFYRSDSSRGGEGHGLGLSIASKICKVLGLSIAADNCTDGGAVFKVGVLR from the coding sequence TTGTCCGATAGACGGAAACTCTCAACGGCAACTCAGGTGGCCATCTATTCGGTGGTGCTTGTCGTATTCATCCTCTGCGCATCGGCCCTCTTCGTATATGCCGTTTCTGAGAACGTCTTCATCAGAAATTACTCGGCAGAGATGAAAAGCATATTCATGGATTCCCCCATGGGAAAGGGATTCGGTTATGGAATGGGCAGAATGTCGATAGGGAGGGGGTCTACGGAATTCTACGTAAGAATTGACGAAACGGTAGTTCAAAATCCATCAGAACTTGTTGCAGTTCCCGATGTGGAAGGATACGTCAGGACAAGAATAGAGGGAAGTTCCTATCTTCTATATGGTTTCTGGAACGGAACTGAGAAAGTAGTCCTTGGGGCAAGAATGGACGATCTCGATTTCTTTCTCGAAAGTCTGGCTACCACCCTTCTTCTCTCGCTTCTCGTAGGAATCGCCCTATCGGTGGTTGGTGGTTTTCTTCTTGGAAACAGAGTTTCCAAACCCATAGAAGACACTTCACGGTTGCTCAAAGAAATTACTATGGATGATCTTTCCAGGCGAGTCGAGAGTGAGCCGAAAACTAGCGAGCTCGCCGAACTGAAAGAATCTCTCAATAAGGCTCTGGACAGGATACAAGATGGATACAGCAGGCAGGAGCAGTTTTCTTCAGATATTGCGCATGAAATTCGTTCTCCACTCACTTCGATACTTGGCTTCTCAAGATTGATTAAGCGCTGGGGCTCTAGTGATCCCGAGGTCGTAAAAGAGGCTGCCGAAAGCATTTCAGACACTGCAGACAAAATGATGACAATCACCGAATCCCTTCTATTCCTCTCACAACCAAATATTGAGCTAAACACTACGACTTTCAGCATCAGAGAATTGGTGGACGAGCTGGTTGGCAGCGCAAATTCCGTAGAGTCCAATGACTTCAGAATTGATGTGCCGGATATTGACATCAGTTCAGATAGAGTTCTACTGAGGATCGTTCTCAAGGTTCTTGTAGAAAACGCGCTAAAATTCGGGAAAACTGGACCAATAGAGATCTTTTGGTCAAATGGCGTGCTAAGTGTTAGGGACCATGGAAAGGGTATCGAGAAGGATGAAATAGACAAGATATTTGACCGATTCTACAGAAGTGATTCCTCCAGAGGCGGTGAAGGACATGGATTAGGCCTTTCCATTGCAAGCAAGATCTGCAAGGTTTTAGGGCTTTCAATCGCTGCCGATAACTGCACAGATGGAGGAGCAGTGTTCAAAGTGGGGGTATTGAGATGA
- a CDS encoding response regulator transcription factor produces MIGKILAVEDDIHIAKLLRMELGHEGYEIEVLSNGNEALKHLEKELPDLLILDVMLPGIDGFSVLQEIREYISTDLPVIMLTARGEVKDRVRGLKSGADDYLPKPFVIEELLARIEAVLRRKGKVERISYHELMLDFQSREASVSGEPLQLSRTEFDLLAALLSNAGIVMSKERLLEKVWGSEDWGNPNVVEVYINYLRKKLGKTGERIKTVRGSGYVVR; encoded by the coding sequence TTGATTGGAAAGATCTTGGCTGTAGAGGACGATATACACATAGCGAAACTTCTTCGCATGGAGCTGGGTCACGAGGGATATGAAATAGAAGTCTTGAGCAACGGAAATGAAGCTTTGAAGCATTTGGAAAAGGAACTTCCTGATCTCTTGATTCTTGATGTCATGTTGCCGGGAATCGACGGTTTCTCTGTACTTCAGGAAATCAGAGAATATATTTCGACGGACCTGCCTGTAATAATGCTAACAGCAAGAGGAGAAGTGAAGGACCGGGTACGAGGACTGAAGAGCGGCGCGGACGATTATCTGCCAAAACCCTTCGTCATTGAAGAGCTTCTGGCAAGAATAGAAGCTGTACTAAGAAGAAAGGGAAAAGTTGAGAGAATCAGCTACCACGAACTCATGCTCGATTTTCAGTCTCGTGAGGCTTCAGTCAGTGGAGAGCCTCTTCAGCTGAGTCGAACCGAATTCGACCTTCTGGCCGCTTTGCTGTCAAATGCAGGCATTGTAATGTCAAAAGAGAGATTATTGGAAAAGGTTTGGGGAAGTGAGGACTGGGGCAATCCCAACGTCGTTGAAGTCTACATAAACTACCTTCGTAAGAAACTTGGAAAGACCGGTGAAAGAATCAAGACAGTCAGGGGATCGGGCTACGTTGTCCGATAG
- a CDS encoding DMT family transporter, whose product MKQKSKAYVNLLLVVIFWGLTFPVQKNILEGLSPVFYNVLRFSIALIILVPLRKKLGLKLTKKSLFQGLILGLFLSGGYVFQTWGLVYTTASKSAFITALYVGLVAIIGPVVERRVPSRYQILALGVSLIGLYFLTTPEAGFNFGDLLTTFCAISFALHVVLISYFTEREEVEEMELLVPQFVVVVLVNSMLIPFVKGEVFVNGSIIFVALFSAIFATIFAVTVQLKYQRFLGSVGASLIYVGEPAFALFFAMVLLKEIPGRMEVIGLLMMTAGMIFGGTSSFIMRDRGVKN is encoded by the coding sequence ATGAAGCAAAAGTCGAAGGCATATGTCAATCTGCTGCTGGTAGTAATTTTCTGGGGATTGACCTTTCCGGTACAGAAAAACATACTGGAAGGTCTTTCTCCAGTATTTTACAATGTTCTTCGGTTTTCGATTGCACTAATTATCCTGGTTCCTCTGAGGAAAAAGCTCGGCCTTAAACTCACAAAGAAGAGCCTCTTCCAGGGACTGATTCTTGGGCTTTTCCTTTCCGGAGGTTATGTATTTCAGACGTGGGGACTGGTTTACACCACGGCATCGAAGAGCGCTTTCATTACCGCATTGTACGTGGGACTCGTTGCAATTATCGGCCCTGTTGTCGAGAGGCGCGTTCCCAGCAGATATCAGATTCTTGCGCTTGGCGTCTCCCTGATTGGTCTTTATTTCTTGACAACACCTGAGGCCGGATTCAATTTCGGTGACCTGCTAACAACCTTCTGTGCAATATCCTTTGCGCTGCATGTTGTTCTTATTTCATATTTTACTGAAAGAGAAGAAGTTGAGGAAATGGAGCTTCTCGTGCCTCAGTTTGTCGTTGTCGTTCTTGTCAATTCAATGCTGATCCCATTTGTCAAAGGCGAAGTTTTCGTGAATGGATCAATAATATTCGTTGCATTGTTCTCGGCAATCTTTGCCACGATTTTCGCCGTTACCGTTCAGTTGAAGTACCAGAGATTTCTCGGATCCGTTGGCGCCTCATTGATCTATGTAGGAGAGCCAGCCTTTGCACTGTTCTTCGCAATGGTATTACTCAAAGAGATTCCAGGTAGAATGGAAGTGATCGGCCTTTTGATGATGACGGCAGGAATGATATTTGGAGGAACCTCTTCCTTCATCATGAGAGATAGGGGTGTGAAGAATTGA
- a CDS encoding DUF4384 domain-containing protein encodes MKRVLLLAIVILSVSVFATSVSYDPQGLMFMSRPGASINVNVNLNKGIGSTYYGGESLGLSFSVDRSAYVAVLDIDPSGQIQVLFPNVYDQDNYVQGGRTYTLPTDKATTKYNLQIESQRGRETIVVVASSSPLNFLGNVFSLFDRYPFPYLSQNISNLSVVIDPVFNTSWGMGYTYFYNSYVPFTVRTTIRADRNDANVYVDGIFMGKSPVTTTLETGTHTVYLYTDRNLVYGPSTINVQPGSSDFQFSLLPNYIYGYLEVTSIPDGQVYVDGQYAGDTPYRDFEKVGSHTVTVSKWGYHDAKQNVYINRDMATSVDLRLTEKTQEEKQTDNIILFSIIGVLVAGIVIAIVLGVSN; translated from the coding sequence GTGAAAAGAGTTTTGCTTCTTGCAATTGTAATTCTAAGTGTCTCCGTATTTGCCACCTCGGTTTCGTACGATCCTCAGGGACTTATGTTCATGAGCAGACCGGGAGCAAGTATCAACGTTAACGTGAATTTGAACAAGGGGATAGGATCGACTTACTATGGCGGTGAATCTCTAGGACTTTCGTTCTCCGTCGATAGAAGCGCGTATGTGGCCGTCTTGGATATCGATCCTTCAGGGCAGATTCAGGTTCTCTTTCCCAATGTCTACGACCAGGACAATTACGTCCAGGGAGGAAGGACCTACACTTTGCCGACCGATAAGGCAACTACAAAGTACAATCTGCAGATTGAGTCTCAGAGAGGAAGAGAAACAATCGTGGTTGTAGCTTCTTCTTCTCCTCTGAACTTTCTTGGAAACGTGTTCTCCTTGTTTGACAGATACCCTTTCCCTTACTTAAGCCAGAATATAAGCAACCTTTCGGTTGTAATTGATCCCGTGTTCAACACGAGCTGGGGAATGGGTTACACATACTTCTATAATAGCTATGTGCCTTTCACTGTGAGGACAACAATCAGAGCAGACAGAAACGACGCTAACGTCTATGTCGATGGAATTTTCATGGGAAAGTCGCCGGTCACAACTACTCTGGAAACCGGGACTCATACAGTCTACTTATACACAGACAGAAATCTTGTGTACGGTCCTTCTACCATTAACGTACAACCTGGTTCAAGCGATTTCCAGTTCTCCCTTTTGCCAAACTACATTTACGGTTATCTAGAAGTAACATCGATTCCAGACGGCCAGGTTTATGTCGATGGACAATATGCTGGCGATACACCGTACAGAGACTTTGAAAAGGTCGGAAGCCATACTGTGACTGTCTCAAAATGGGGTTACCACGATGCAAAGCAAAACGTCTATATCAACAGAGACATGGCGACTTCAGTCGATCTAAGGCTCACCGAAAAGACCCAAGAGGAGAAGCAAACGGACAACATAATTCTCTTCTCGATTATCGGTGTTCTGGTCGCGGGAATTGTCATTGCAATAGTTCTAGGCGTTTCCAACTAA
- a CDS encoding L-lactate dehydrogenase, which translates to MKVTIIGAGMVGSSIAYATMIKGIAREIALVDVNTELAVGQAMDLSHGNAYVRPVKISGGSYSVSADSDVVVITAGRPQKEGESRLQLLKDNAEIVESAVDESLSFSREPIFLVVSNPVDVLTWVAWKKSGFPRNRVIGSGTTLDTARLRQSIADHCELDPRNVHAYVIGEHGDSEIVNWSNADVAGIPLSDFCSSCNRNCGDSLFEKLFEQTKNAAYRIIEKKGSTYYGIGLAVSKVLSTILNNQRSVLTVSSVHEEFEGLRDVPFSVPTILGRNGVERVLRISLSENETEGLSRSAGIIASAVESLMK; encoded by the coding sequence ATGAAAGTCACAATAATCGGAGCCGGAATGGTAGGTTCGTCAATTGCATATGCAACAATGATAAAAGGCATTGCAAGAGAGATAGCTCTTGTTGATGTTAATACAGAACTTGCAGTAGGTCAGGCTATGGACCTGAGTCATGGAAACGCGTATGTGAGGCCGGTGAAGATATCCGGTGGAAGTTATAGCGTGTCGGCAGATTCCGATGTTGTGGTTATTACCGCCGGAAGGCCTCAAAAAGAGGGGGAGAGTCGTCTCCAGCTTCTGAAAGACAACGCTGAGATTGTCGAAAGTGCCGTTGATGAATCTCTTTCATTCAGCAGGGAGCCCATCTTCCTGGTGGTGTCAAATCCCGTGGACGTGCTTACATGGGTTGCATGGAAGAAGTCGGGTTTCCCGAGAAACAGGGTAATAGGTTCAGGGACAACTCTGGATACCGCGAGGCTCAGACAGAGTATAGCCGATCACTGCGAGCTTGACCCCAGAAACGTTCATGCCTATGTGATCGGTGAACACGGCGATAGCGAGATCGTTAACTGGTCGAACGCAGATGTTGCAGGCATTCCGCTTAGTGATTTCTGCAGCAGCTGCAATAGGAACTGTGGCGACAGTCTCTTCGAGAAGTTGTTCGAACAGACCAAGAATGCTGCCTATAGAATAATCGAGAAGAAGGGTTCGACTTACTACGGAATCGGACTTGCCGTGTCTAAAGTACTTTCAACTATTCTGAACAATCAGCGCTCTGTTCTCACCGTGTCATCGGTTCACGAGGAATTTGAAGGATTGAGAGACGTACCTTTCAGCGTTCCCACAATTCTTGGTCGAAATGGAGTAGAAAGAGTTTTGAGAATCAGTCTTTCAGAGAATGAGACTGAAGGACTCTCGAGGTCAGCAGGCATTATAGCCAGTGCCGTAGAAAGCCTTATGAAGTGA
- a CDS encoding flavodoxin-dependent (E)-4-hydroxy-3-methylbut-2-enyl-diphosphate synthase, with translation MSKAVQVGFVMIGGGNPITVQSMTNTKTSNVSATIDQIQNLADAGCDLVRVSVPDRESAAALKEICSLSRIPVIADIHFDHRLAIESIRNGAAKVRINPGNIGQEWKVIETVKVALEYGVPIRVGANSGSLDRNFSACDRPVALAESALAQVRILESAGFEDIVISLKSSSVSETVIANEYLFEKTDYPLHLGVTEAGFGLDSTVKSSIGIGTLLLKGIGDTIRVSMSGDPVQEIEVGLSILKSLGLRRGVNVISCPTCARTEIDVEALARKVKNWVGNADANLSVAVMGCVVNGIGEGSEADIGIAGTASGGVIFVRGEIVERVANESLEVRFRHWFDELLSGGDR, from the coding sequence ATGAGCAAGGCAGTTCAAGTTGGTTTCGTAATGATTGGCGGAGGAAATCCAATCACAGTTCAATCAATGACAAACACCAAGACTTCAAACGTCTCTGCCACTATAGACCAGATTCAGAATCTTGCGGATGCCGGCTGCGACCTTGTCAGGGTCTCAGTTCCCGATCGGGAATCTGCCGCGGCTCTCAAGGAGATCTGTTCTCTGAGCAGAATTCCTGTGATTGCAGACATCCACTTCGATCACAGGCTTGCCATTGAATCGATAAGAAACGGGGCTGCGAAAGTGCGGATAAACCCCGGAAACATTGGACAGGAATGGAAAGTCATCGAGACGGTCAAAGTCGCTCTGGAATACGGCGTCCCGATCAGAGTCGGTGCAAATTCCGGTTCCCTTGATAGAAATTTCAGTGCGTGTGATAGACCAGTAGCTCTTGCAGAAAGCGCTCTTGCTCAGGTAAGAATACTCGAAAGCGCAGGATTCGAGGATATTGTGATCTCTCTCAAATCTTCATCGGTATCAGAGACTGTGATCGCAAATGAATACCTGTTCGAGAAGACCGATTATCCGCTTCACCTTGGTGTTACAGAGGCAGGTTTTGGGCTTGATTCAACCGTGAAATCTTCTATCGGTATCGGCACACTCTTGCTCAAAGGCATTGGAGACACCATAAGAGTATCGATGTCGGGTGACCCCGTTCAAGAAATAGAGGTTGGATTGAGCATTCTCAAGTCGCTGGGACTGAGAAGAGGTGTAAATGTTATCTCCTGTCCGACCTGTGCGAGAACCGAAATAGATGTTGAGGCTCTTGCCAGAAAAGTCAAGAACTGGGTGGGAAATGCAGATGCCAACCTTTCGGTTGCGGTAATGGGCTGTGTAGTTAACGGAATTGGAGAGGGCAGTGAGGCTGACATTGGGATCGCCGGGACGGCCTCGGGCGGAGTGATATTTGTCAGAGGCGAGATCGTGGAGAGAGTGGCAAATGAGAGCCTTGAAGTTAGATTCCGACATTGGTTTGATGAACTCTTGTCGGGAGGTGATAGATGA
- a CDS encoding PDZ domain-containing protein — protein sequence MVLSIIYFLLILTGIVVVHELGHYLFSRLFGVRVIEFAIGMGPKLWSKKGKNTTFRINAFPIGGYVRPAGEDLDTIDSSVPANEQIQNKPAWQRFIIYFSGPAFSLLLGFLILSLVAVVWGFQEVRIDKIEPGSPAAISGMVPGDRIVSVNGKTLIDNTRLSEAVAAGDRIDLVVLRNGKEVEVTLLPELLPQEAFIVIGSTAGEPGASLYTINGAAFNGDYVGYAGVLSPESTVRLGFSDGTTLSGTLLTYSPTEERYAMGIYYANFKPLLANDFGQFREGDLLLEVNGMKTDTSYDLTTMSQLLSLKSDELLIQLTGKETTFAEYGFPEEFVVSIEREGRTIELTVSKNEMIALISEAGSFAQGSDYWYPDSAFEAVGLGIQWANNLLFTMVKVVGSLFTGGANINEFTGPIGLVTIVDQAVSLGLRIVLFFAGFISLNLGVINLIPFPALDGGRMLLALLEMITRRRLDPKIEGLINVIGFMILMGFMIYITFIDIGRWL from the coding sequence ATGGTATTGTCAATAATATATTTTCTTCTCATTCTGACCGGGATAGTTGTGGTGCATGAACTTGGACACTACCTATTCTCAAGGCTTTTCGGAGTGAGAGTGATTGAATTTGCCATTGGGATGGGTCCCAAATTGTGGTCGAAAAAGGGAAAGAATACTACTTTTAGGATAAATGCATTCCCTATTGGTGGCTACGTTAGACCCGCCGGAGAGGATCTCGACACCATCGATTCTTCCGTTCCCGCTAATGAGCAGATACAGAATAAACCGGCCTGGCAGAGATTCATTATCTATTTTTCAGGTCCGGCTTTCTCCTTGCTTCTGGGTTTCCTGATACTCTCCCTCGTTGCCGTAGTTTGGGGTTTTCAGGAAGTAAGGATCGACAAAATCGAGCCCGGCTCACCCGCTGCGATATCCGGCATGGTGCCTGGCGACAGAATAGTTTCTGTAAATGGAAAGACTCTGATAGACAACACCCGGCTCAGTGAAGCAGTTGCAGCAGGCGATAGGATAGATCTTGTCGTGCTTAGGAATGGTAAGGAAGTTGAAGTCACTCTTCTGCCCGAATTGCTTCCCCAGGAGGCCTTCATTGTCATCGGCAGCACTGCTGGTGAACCCGGCGCGTCCCTTTACACAATCAACGGCGCAGCATTTAATGGGGATTACGTTGGATACGCCGGTGTGCTTTCGCCAGAAAGTACGGTAAGACTTGGTTTTTCTGATGGAACGACTCTCTCGGGCACCCTTCTAACTTATTCGCCAACAGAGGAACGCTATGCCATGGGAATATACTATGCGAATTTCAAACCCTTATTGGCAAATGATTTCGGTCAATTCAGGGAGGGCGACCTCCTGCTTGAAGTAAATGGGATGAAAACCGATACAAGTTATGATCTGACGACCATGAGTCAGCTGCTTTCCCTCAAATCGGATGAGCTGCTAATTCAGTTGACCGGCAAGGAAACTACGTTTGCAGAGTATGGTTTTCCAGAGGAATTCGTTGTTTCGATAGAACGCGAAGGTCGAACAATTGAATTAACGGTTAGCAAGAACGAGATGATCGCTCTCATCAGTGAAGCCGGGTCTTTCGCTCAGGGTAGCGATTACTGGTATCCCGACAGCGCTTTCGAGGCGGTAGGTCTGGGCATTCAGTGGGCAAACAACCTGCTGTTCACTATGGTCAAGGTTGTGGGTAGCCTCTTCACTGGCGGAGCAAATATCAACGAGTTTACAGGCCCAATAGGACTGGTGACAATAGTCGATCAAGCTGTGAGTCTAGGTCTGAGAATTGTGCTTTTCTTCGCAGGATTCATTTCATTGAACCTTGGAGTAATTAATCTGATCCCTTTCCCAGCACTTGATGGGGGCAGGATGCTTCTGGCGCTACTTGAAATGATAACAAGAAGGAGACTGGATCCAAAGATCGAAGGCTTGATAAATGTGATCGGGTTTATGATACTGATGGGTTTTATGATTTACATAACGTTCATTGACATAGGCAGGTGGCTATGA
- a CDS encoding 1-deoxy-D-xylulose-5-phosphate reductoisomerase has protein sequence MKKRLAVLGSTGSIGSQTLEIVDKIEEIEIVAISCGHNFDSFSEQLSKFHPKFAAALERNGNLADSFPETTFFQGEEGIETMLEKSRPDYVLLAVSGAAGLKFSLKAAEVCSRLCLANKESIVCGGNLLLKKCAREDVELIPVDSEHSGLFQLLEGTVRPQRILITASGGALRDWPKESIHRASPEDVMKHPVWSMGNRITVDSASMVNKGLEVIEAKYLFGFESSEIDTYICRNSFVHAGVVYNDGVVKLHVGRPDMRIPIAYSLTYPERQHLFGEERLAATPIVLEEMQHDKFPALSLAREICGTVSKQIAYNAADEIAVDAFMKGRIPFGSIYNIIERTVAGTDDQNPTDYSQIIEIDGFARRLAKEEVDRWYCQ, from the coding sequence ATGAAAAAAAGGTTGGCTGTTCTAGGTTCTACTGGATCTATTGGATCACAGACACTCGAAATAGTAGATAAGATTGAAGAAATCGAAATTGTGGCCATTTCCTGCGGCCACAATTTCGACTCTTTTTCTGAACAGCTTTCAAAATTCCATCCTAAATTCGCCGCCGCTCTCGAAAGGAATGGGAATTTGGCCGATTCCTTTCCGGAAACAACCTTTTTCCAAGGCGAAGAGGGAATAGAAACAATGCTCGAGAAGTCCCGACCGGATTATGTGCTGCTTGCGGTTAGCGGAGCGGCCGGACTTAAATTCAGCCTTAAGGCGGCTGAAGTTTGCAGCAGACTATGTCTTGCGAACAAGGAGTCTATCGTTTGCGGAGGAAATCTCTTGCTAAAAAAATGTGCCAGAGAAGATGTCGAATTGATTCCGGTCGACTCAGAGCACAGCGGTCTCTTTCAGCTTCTTGAAGGTACAGTTCGCCCACAAAGAATCCTAATAACGGCATCTGGCGGTGCCCTGAGGGATTGGCCGAAAGAAAGTATTCACCGGGCAAGCCCTGAAGATGTCATGAAACACCCTGTTTGGTCTATGGGAAACAGGATAACCGTTGATAGCGCTTCAATGGTTAACAAAGGACTCGAAGTAATCGAAGCGAAATATCTCTTCGGATTCGAATCAAGTGAAATTGATACTTACATATGCAGAAACAGCTTTGTTCATGCCGGTGTTGTGTACAATGACGGTGTTGTGAAACTCCATGTAGGTCGTCCGGATATGCGAATTCCAATTGCATATTCTTTGACCTATCCTGAACGGCAGCATCTTTTCGGAGAAGAGAGATTAGCCGCCACACCAATTGTACTGGAAGAGATGCAGCATGATAAATTTCCCGCTTTGAGCCTTGCGAGGGAGATTTGTGGCACTGTCAGCAAGCAGATCGCTTACAATGCAGCAGATGAAATAGCAGTCGATGCTTTTATGAAGGGTAGGATCCCTTTTGGAAGCATTTACAATATAATTGAAAGGACGGTCGCAGGTACCGATGATCAAAACCCGACCGATTACAGTCAAATAATCGAGATTGACGGCTTTGCAAGAAGACTGGCTAAAGAAGAGGTGGATAGATGGTATTGTCAATAA
- a CDS encoding RnfABCDGE type electron transport complex subunit B, which produces MTVVYSVLFMAILGIGAGVFLAFASAKFAVKKDPRITLIEASLPGVNCGACGFPGCSAFAKAISDGKAPLDGCIPGKRSGVPEKLKLIMETDVDKLTALFEEAEEDAEKTLEKLIAASGKEVKAAPPKPKRPTQEEIESYKDKLKENPSATVIFAVLPNINCGVCGSPGCAAFALKVAGKEENADKCVPGKRQNVPEKVAKIMGLSQSEIQKIIEDTSGEPAEIKKKFES; this is translated from the coding sequence ATGACAGTAGTCTATTCAGTTCTGTTTATGGCCATACTGGGCATTGGAGCAGGTGTCTTCCTAGCGTTCGCCTCCGCGAAATTTGCGGTCAAGAAAGATCCAAGAATCACACTTATCGAAGCCTCTTTGCCAGGCGTTAACTGTGGCGCCTGTGGTTTCCCCGGTTGCTCGGCTTTTGCAAAGGCTATTTCCGATGGCAAAGCTCCGCTGGACGGTTGTATTCCTGGCAAGCGGTCCGGCGTTCCAGAAAAACTGAAGCTAATCATGGAGACGGACGTCGACAAGCTCACCGCTCTCTTCGAAGAGGCAGAGGAAGATGCGGAAAAAACACTGGAAAAACTGATCGCCGCATCCGGGAAAGAAGTAAAAGCGGCGCCACCTAAGCCCAAAAGGCCAACCCAAGAAGAAATCGAAAGCTACAAGGATAAGCTCAAGGAGAATCCCAGTGCAACGGTGATCTTTGCCGTACTTCCCAACATAAACTGTGGTGTATGTGGTTCCCCAGGATGTGCGGCCTTTGCCCTGAAGGTTGCCGGCAAGGAAGAGAACGCAGACAAATGCGTCCCGGGCAAAAGACAGAACGTGCCTGAGAAGGTAGCAAAGATTATGGGGCTTTCACAATCTGAGATTCAAAAGATAATTGAAGATACCTCCGGAGAACCGGCTGAGATAAAGAAGAAGTTTGAGTCATGA